A DNA window from Paralichthys olivaceus isolate ysfri-2021 chromosome 3, ASM2471397v2, whole genome shotgun sequence contains the following coding sequences:
- the mrps18b gene encoding small ribosomal subunit protein mS40 — MATVIQRLARDFCSLSPSIFPQLRQIQRLPRRLGTSPYLLPSHFFCKAASTQNEDSTQAAEAVSRYNDRPWDYLESEEYFERYGASPVWEGYRRNHKGGIPPQKTRKTCIRGDKICGNPCPICRDPNTVIHHQNVKLLQQFISPHTGIVYDSTQTGLCMKQQKKLNEAISTAQDLGLLHFQIPHVKFTGEDFYSSHDAVAPTPPPPITSGDTWYKWYSEIMPDEKEVAKVKNAYKAYLK; from the exons ATGGCTACCGTCATCCAACGCCTCGCGAGGGATTTTTGCAGTCTGTCGCCTTCTATTTTTCCTCAACTACGACAGATTCAg AGGCTCCCGCGTAGACTGGGCACCTCTCCATACTTACTTCCCAGTCACTTTTTCTGCAAAGCGGCATCAACCCAGAATGAGGACTCTACCCAAGCTGCTGAGGCTGTATCCCGCTACAATGATAGACCCTGGGATTATCTGGAGAGTGAAG AGTACTTTGAGAGGTATGGAGCCAGTCCAGTGTGGGAAGGCTACCGGAGGAACCACAAAGGAGGCATTCCCCCACAGAAGACACGCAAGACCTGCATT AGAGGAGATAAGATATGTGGCAATCCCTGTCCAATTTGTCGGGATCCAAACACTGTCATTCACCATCAG AATGTGAAATTATTGCAGCAGTTCATTAGTCCCCATACTGGAATCGTGTATGATTCCACTCAAACTG GTTTGTGTATGAAACAGCAGAAGAAGCTCAATGAGGCCATCAGCACAGCACAAGATCTTG GCTTACTACACTTTCAGATTCCACATGTGAAATTTACAGGAGAAGACTTCTACAGTTCTCATGATGCTGTGGCTCCCACACCACCTCCCCCCATAACCTCTGGCGACACCTGGTATAAATGGTACAGTGAAATAATGCCTGATGAGAAAGAAGTGGCTAAAGTCAAGAATGCATACAAGGCTTATTTAAAGTGA